The following proteins come from a genomic window of Candidatus Woesearchaeota archaeon:
- a CDS encoding AarF/ABC1/UbiB kinase family protein, with protein sequence MFTNIRTAYRDLRRLRQIVGVLLKNELGYYVEKMQLKHHVPGRMRTYKTDKPNSMPYRLRNAFEELGPVFIKLGQFLSLRPDLIPKEYCDEFAKLQDSIESFSYETALELIEKELKRPWNEVFLQISKQPIASASIGQVHKARLLNGEIVVIKIQRPDIKEVIETDINLIYHLAELAKKHISNLNDYDLNAIVQEFERYTNDEMNYYIEAKNIEKFYHNFTGSKTIKIPKLYNDYTTKKILVMEFIDGIKIDNLEQFDKFGYDRHAVSHNVAQAMLKQVFEYGLFHADPHPANIFVLNGNKIAFLDYGIVGRISEETKEKLARLFLALVHKNMDRVADSFLQLGIMEQENPRIKEALLLVLEDYGSLAIKEVKIGNLFNELVNMSWKYKLKLPVDFVLLAKAIATSEGFGQKLDPDFKLGAEMSEYAREYIDRNGMTYRFKKLKDTLNKLGDNIIILPDRIDKLLSKAEKGEIKIDVNDRDVKKLGTDINTSSNRLTMGLIIAALIIGGALVLRMGDYDIFAYFAFLMAGVLGLLLIISVIRE encoded by the coding sequence ATGTTTACTAATATAAGAACTGCATATAGAGATTTAAGGCGTTTAAGACAAATTGTAGGTGTACTTCTAAAGAATGAGTTAGGTTATTATGTGGAAAAGATGCAGTTAAAGCATCATGTTCCTGGGAGGATGAGGACTTATAAGACCGATAAACCTAATTCAATGCCTTATAGATTAAGAAATGCTTTTGAGGAGTTAGGCCCAGTATTTATTAAATTAGGACAATTTTTGAGTTTAAGACCTGATTTAATTCCTAAGGAATATTGTGATGAGTTTGCAAAATTGCAGGATTCTATTGAATCTTTTAGTTATGAAACTGCTTTGGAATTAATAGAAAAAGAATTAAAAAGGCCTTGGAATGAAGTTTTTTTACAAATTTCTAAACAACCAATAGCTTCTGCTTCAATCGGGCAAGTTCATAAAGCAAGATTATTGAATGGAGAAATTGTTGTTATAAAAATTCAAAGGCCAGATATAAAAGAAGTAATTGAAACTGATATAAATTTGATATATCATTTGGCTGAATTAGCAAAAAAACATATTTCTAATTTAAATGATTATGATTTAAATGCGATTGTTCAAGAGTTTGAAAGATATACAAATGATGAAATGAATTATTATATTGAAGCAAAAAATATTGAGAAGTTTTATCATAATTTTACAGGGAGTAAAACCATTAAGATTCCTAAATTATATAATGATTATACTACCAAGAAAATTCTGGTGATGGAGTTTATAGACGGAATTAAAATTGATAATCTAGAACAATTTGATAAATTTGGTTATGATCGGCATGCTGTGTCTCATAATGTTGCACAAGCAATGCTTAAGCAAGTTTTTGAATATGGTTTGTTTCATGCAGATCCACATCCAGCAAATATTTTTGTATTGAATGGAAATAAAATTGCATTTTTAGATTATGGTATTGTTGGAAGGATTTCTGAAGAAACCAAAGAAAAATTAGCACGGTTATTTTTGGCATTAGTTCATAAAAATATGGATAGAGTTGCAGATTCATTCTTACAATTAGGGATAATGGAACAGGAAAATCCTAGGATAAAAGAGGCGTTACTATTGGTTTTAGAGGATTATGGGAGTTTAGCTATAAAAGAGGTTAAGATTGGAAATCTCTTTAATGAACTAGTAAATATGTCTTGGAAATATAAACTTAAATTACCTGTTGATTTTGTTTTGTTAGCAAAAGCAATTGCAACCAGTGAAGGATTTGGCCAGAAATTAGATCCTGATTTTAAATTAGGCGCTGAAATGTCAGAATATGCGAGAGAATATATAGACAGAAATGGTATGACTTATAGATTCAAGAAATTAAAGGATACACTTAACAAACTTGGAGATAATATAATTATATTGCCTGATAGAATTGATAAATTATTATCTAAAGCTGAAAAAGGAGAAATTAAAATTGACGTTAATGATAGAGATGTTAAAAAACTTGGAACCGACATTAATACCAGTAGCAATAGATTGACTATGGGTTTAATAATTGCCGCCTTGATTATTGGTGGGGCCTTGGTTTTAAGAATGGGTGATTATGATATATTTGCATATTTTGCATTTTTAATGGCCGGAGTTTTAGGGTTACTATTAATTATATCTGTAATAAGAGAATAA
- a CDS encoding deoxyhypusine synthase family protein — protein sequence MQKVKQISLKNKTSLRELTKEFSELGVFGAGRIGKASDIMYQMAKDKECKIFLGIAGPMVPGGMKNIIIDTLKTLKVSVFVTTGATLTHDLIEALGYSHFQGSKDVDDSKLLKKGIDRIYESFMPNAAYEKLEDFFIKFSKKYNNKELNIKEFLWLVGSEIKDENSILYTCYKNKIPIFCPAISDSGIGLMIWGRLCAGMKLKVDTFDDLKEIIDISWTAKKKGIIYVGGGVPKNYIQQSLQFSGKGADYGIQITTDHPEPGGSSGAELREGISWGKMNSQGKFVDVICDATIALPIILGSVKEKLNQN from the coding sequence ATGCAAAAGGTAAAACAAATTTCACTAAAAAACAAAACCTCTCTAAGAGAACTTACAAAAGAATTCTCAGAACTAGGTGTTTTTGGTGCAGGAAGAATTGGAAAAGCCTCTGATATTATGTATCAAATGGCTAAAGACAAAGAGTGTAAAATATTCTTAGGTATTGCCGGCCCTATGGTTCCAGGTGGAATGAAAAATATTATTATAGATACCCTAAAAACTTTAAAAGTCTCAGTTTTTGTAACTACGGGTGCAACTTTAACTCATGATTTAATTGAAGCATTAGGCTATTCACATTTTCAAGGATCAAAAGATGTTGATGACTCTAAATTATTAAAAAAAGGGATTGATAGAATTTACGAAAGTTTTATGCCCAATGCGGCTTATGAAAAATTAGAAGATTTTTTTATTAAATTCTCAAAGAAATACAACAATAAAGAATTAAACATAAAAGAATTTTTATGGTTAGTTGGAAGTGAGATAAAAGATGAAAATTCAATTTTATACACTTGTTATAAAAATAAAATTCCTATTTTTTGCCCTGCAATCTCAGACTCTGGAATTGGTTTAATGATTTGGGGAAGACTATGTGCAGGAATGAAACTCAAAGTTGATACTTTTGACGATTTAAAAGAAATAATTGATATTTCTTGGACTGCAAAAAAGAAAGGAATTATCTATGTAGGTGGTGGAGTTCCTAAAAATTATATTCAACAGTCATTACAATTCTCTGGAAAAGGTGCAGACTATGGTATTCAAATTACAACAGACCATCCTGAACCAGGTGGAAGCTCAGGTGCAGAACTAAGAGAAGGCATAAGTTGGGGTAAAATGAATTCTCAAGGCAAATTTGTAGATGTTATTTGTGATGCAACTATAGCTCTTCCAATTATACTCGGAAGTGTTAAAGAAAAATTAAACCAGAATTAA
- a CDS encoding arginine decarboxylase, pyruvoyl-dependent translates to MIPTKVFFTKGVGKHKERLHSFEQALRDAGIEKFNLVTVSSILPPGCKIISKEEGLKQLKAGEIVFCVMARNADNEPNRLITSSIGCAVPADSENNYGYLSEHHSFGETENKVSDYSEDLAASMLASTLGVEFDANATWDEREQLYKMSGKIVRSRNVTQTAIGDKNGLWTTVIAVAVFVP, encoded by the coding sequence ATGATTCCAACAAAAGTATTTTTTACTAAAGGCGTAGGAAAACACAAAGAAAGATTACATTCTTTTGAACAAGCACTTAGAGATGCAGGCATAGAAAAATTTAATCTAGTTACTGTTTCTAGTATATTGCCTCCAGGATGTAAAATAATAAGTAAAGAAGAAGGTTTAAAACAATTAAAAGCTGGAGAAATTGTATTTTGTGTTATGGCAAGAAATGCCGATAATGAGCCAAACAGACTTATTACATCATCTATTGGATGTGCAGTTCCTGCAGATTCTGAAAATAATTACGGTTATCTAAGCGAGCATCATTCATTTGGAGAAACTGAAAACAAAGTAAGTGATTATTCTGAGGATTTAGCTGCATCTATGTTAGCTTCAACCTTAGGTGTAGAATTTGATGCAAATGCAACTTGGGATGAACGTGAACAATTATATAAAATGAGTGGAAAAATAGTTAGATCCAGAAATGTTACTCAAACTGCAATAGGAGACAAAAATGGTCTTTGGACAACTGTAATAGCAGTAGCAGTCTTTGTACCATAG